The following proteins come from a genomic window of Caloenas nicobarica isolate bCalNic1 chromosome 24, bCalNic1.hap1, whole genome shotgun sequence:
- the JUP gene encoding junction plakoglobin: protein MEVMNMMEQPIKVTEWQQTYTYDSGIHSGVNTQVPSVSSKCLGDDDEVYGKQYTIKKTTTTSYCQGGSQGQSQAQADMEAQLAMTRAQRVRAAMYPETVEDRSLLITTQLEGQQTNVQRLAEPSQMLKSAIVHLINYQDDAELATRAIPELTKLLNDEDPVVVSKAAMIVNQLSKKEASRRALMQSPQIVAAVVRTMQSTSDLDTARCTTSILHNLSHHREGLLSIFKSGGIPALVRMLSSPVESVLFYAITTLHNLLLYQEGAKMAVRLADGLQKMVPLLNKNNPKFLAITTDCLQLLAYGNQESKLIILANGGPQALVQIMRSYNYEKLLWTTSRVLKVLSVCPSNKPAIVEAGGMQALGKHLTSSSPRLVQNCLWTLRNLSDVATKQEGLDGVLKILVNQLSSDDVNVLTCATGTLSNLTCNNSKNKTLVTQSNGVEALIHTILRAGDKEDITEPAVCALRHLTSRHPEAEMAQNSVRLNYGIPAIVKLLNQPNQWPLVKATIGLIRNLALCPANHAPLQEAAVIPRLVQLLVKAHQDAQRHVAAGTQQPYTDGVKMEEIVEGCTGALHILARDPMNRMEIFRLNTIPLFVQLLYSPVENIQRVAAGVLCELAQDKEAADAIDAEGASAPLMELLHSRNEGTATYAAAVLFRISEDKNPDYRKRVSVELTNSLFKHDPAAWEAAQSMIPINEPYSDELDPGYRPMYSGDIPLDPIDMHMDMDGDYPMDAYSDGVRAPFADHMLA from the exons ATGGAGGTGATGAACATGATGGAGCAGCCGATCAAGGTGACGGAGTGGCAGCAAACCTACACCTATGACTCGGGCATCCACTCCGGCGTCAACACCCAGGTGCCCTCGGTCAGCAGCAAGTGCCTGGGGGACGATGACGAGGTCTACGGGAAGCAGTACACCATCAAGAAGACGACCACCACGAGCTACTGCCAGGGGGGGAGCCAGGGCCAGAGCCAAGCGCAAG CCGACATGGAGGCTCAGCTGGCCATGACCCGCGCCCAGCGCGTCCGGGCTGCCATGTACCCCGAGACGGTGGAGGATCGCTCCCTCCTCATCACCACCCAGCTGGAGGGGCAGCAGACCAACGTGCAGCGCCTGGCGGAGCCCTCCCAGATGCTGAAATCGGCCATCGTGCATCTCATCAACTACCAGGACGATGCCGAGCTGGCCACCCGCGCCATCCCGGAGCTCACCAAGCTGCTCAATGATGAGGACCCG GTGGTTGTCAGCAAAGCGGCCATGATCGTCAACCAGCTCTCCAAGAAGGAGGCGTCGCGCCGCGCCCTGATGCAGTCGCCCCAGATCGTGGCGGCCGTGGTGCGCACCATGCAGAGCACCAGCGACCTGGACACGGCGCGCTGCACCACCAGCATCCTGCACAACCTCTCGCACCACCGCGAGGGCCTGCTCTCCATCTTCAAATCCGGCGGCATCCCGGCCCTCGTCAGGATGCTGAG CTCGCCGGTCGAGTCCGTCCTCTTCTACGCCATCACCACCCTGCACAACCTGCTGCTCTACCAGGAAGGGGCCAAGATGGCTGTGCGCCTGGCCGACGGCCTGCAGAAGATGGTTCCCCTGCTGAACAAGAACAACCCCAAGTTCCTGGCGATCACCACCGACTGCCTGCAGCTCCTCGCCTACGGGAACCAGGAGAGCAAG CTGATTATTTTGGCCAACGGAGGACCCCAGGCCCTGGTGCAGATCATGCGCAGCTACAACTACGAGAAGCTGCTCTGGACCACCAGCCGGGTGCTCAAGGTGCTGTCGGTGTGTCCCAGCAACAAACCCGCTATCGTCGAGGCTG GCGGCATGCAGGCGTTGGGCAAACACCtgaccagctccagccccaggctggTCCAGAATTGTCTCTGGACCCTGCGAAACCTCTCCGACGTGGCCACCAAACAG GAGGGCCTGGACGGTGTCCTCAAGATCCTGGTGAACCAGCTGAGCTCCGACGACGTGAATGTGCTGACCTGTGCCACTGGCACCCTCTCCAACCTGACTTGCAacaacagcaagaacaagacCCTGGTGACGCAGTCGAACGGCGTGGAGGCCCTGATCCACACCATCCTGCGGGCAGGCGACAAGGAGGACATCACCGAGCCGGCCGTCTGCGCTCTCCGGCACCTCACCAGCCGGCACCCTGAGGCTGAGATGGCACAGAACTCAGTGCGGCTCAACTACGGCATCCCCGCCATCGTCAAGCTCCTCAACCAGCCCAACCAGTGGCCACTGGTTAAG GCTACCATCGGCCTGATCCGCAACCTGGCCCTGTGCCCGGCCAACCATGCCCCGCTCCAGGAGGCGGCCGTCATCCCCCGCCTGGTCCAGCTGCTGGTCAAGGCTCACCAGGACGCCCAGCGGCACGTGGCAGCCGGCACACAGCAGCCCTACACG GACGGAGTGAAGATGGAGGAGATCGTGGAGGGGTGCACGGGGGCACTGCACATCCTGGCCCGGGACCCCATGAACCGCATGGAGATCTTCCGTCTCAACACCATCCCTCTCTTCGTGCAG CTCCTCTACTCACCGGTGGAGAACATCCAGCGCGTGGCGGCTGGCGTGCTGTGCGAGCTGGCCCAGGACAAGGAGGCGGCTGATGCCATCGATGCTGAGGGGGCCTCGGCTCcgctgatggagctgctgcacTCCAGGAACGAGGGGACGG CCACCTATGCGGCCGCCGTGCTCTTCCGAATCTCGGAGGACAAGAACCCCGACTACAGAAAGCGCGTCTCCGTGGAGCTCACCAACTCCCTCTTCAAGCACGACCCAGCGGCCTGGGAGGCG GCTCAGAGCATGATCCCCATCAACGAGCCCTACTCAGATG AGCTGGACCCCGGTTACCGTCCAATGTACTCGGGTGACATCCCCCTGGACCCCATTGACATGCACATGGACATGGATGGGGACTACCCCATGGACGCCTACAGCGACGGCGTCCGAGCGCCCTTCGCTGACCACATGCTCGCCTaa